cCCTGCACACATCCTCTTTGTCCACCAGGACCAGCCGATGGACCTGAGGGGAAAGGATTGGGACAGGATGAGGagtggaaggggagaggagaggatggagagagcaatGGGGCAGGATGGGGACAGGATGAGGagtggaaggggagaggagaggatggagagaggatggagggcaCGATTGGGAGAGGATGGGAACAGGATGAGGACAGTAATGGGGAGAGGATGAAGAGTGGATGGGGTAGAATGGGGAGAAAATTGGTGCAGAATGGGGAGAGGATGGTGCAGGGTGGGAGTGTGTGGTGGGAAATGGTTGACCGTGGTTACACAACAAGAGCGTACCGGTAATtaagtagagtagagcagagcagcaaCAGAGGGCTAATACCTATACAGTCTACAGCTAATACATTGAAATACATACAAATACTAGTGGCCTAATGTCACAAACCTTCATAACTCTATTTATATTTCATTGTGTGGGCTAATAGAGCGAAATGTCACAGCATGTCATAGCCCATTACTTTTATGTATTTTTAAAACAAACTCATAGGTGGAGTGGAGAGGCAGGGCCACTGTGACAGAGGACATGACCTGGGTCATATTTAGTAgagcacaccgtagcaaaaataACAAGTGTTTCTAATTGGACccgttcaggtagtccctccctgttgcagcctgttttcttccatttggtgccttaTGGACACAACCCTGGGGGGAGCAGAGTGGGACACTAACCTCAGCCTTAATGATGCGATCGATGATGGCCTCCAGGGTCTCGTCGGGGAGGCACTTGATGACGCCCTCGACGAAACAGCAGCGCCGTCGGATGGCCTCCTCCATGGACATGTTCAGGTTGTTGTATGTCTTCTGGGCGGCCAGGTTCTGTCTCCGAGAAgaagagacgaggagaggagcgGCGAGAACAATTCAAAATGTACACAATGCACCAACAAAGACACAAAGGActttattttgtatagttttcaGGCGAATTAAACTGTAAAGGGCAGTTTTGGGGTACTTACAATCACATCGAATCTGGAGTAGAGAGCCACCACCTTGCCTTGGTGTAGAAAGGACAGTGAGATACATAGCCTACCTACATCTTACAAGTCAAACTTTATTTTGAAGGGCACCTACATAAGGACATACACATATACTGTACGAGACAGTGTTCGACTTTGAACTAGAGATGAGGTTAACCCACCTTGCTCGTTTACTACGGGCAGTGCGGAGACCCTCCTCTCTACAAACACAGACAGGGCATCGTAGACTGAGGCCGTCTGCTGGACCGTGGCAATGTTCCGGAATGTCCCGATCCCAACGTCCTGGATCGTCTTCTGCATGAAGCAGGGTTTTGGGACTGTCTCTTTCTGTGTGGagtactttaaaaaaaagaaaaaggaacacAAGGAATGTAAAAGCAACACATACAGTTCACAACACCACTGTTTGAAGTGGATGCCCAAATGATATGagcaaaaacacacagacatctcCAAGCCATGTTGTCTTACAAATATATGGAGAAACTTGAGGATTCGcttgtgtgtgagaatgtgtaaGACATTTCCGGACACGGGATCGATAACCGGCAATCTGTGGATCTTATACCTCAGTAGGGAATAGATGGCGTCGAAGAGGCtgcaaaggagaggaggggagactgAGTAGGCCAATAGTCACTGTGTCTAACCCTGGAGAGCACCACCAACATCCACACCTGGGTCATGTTGCaaaaacgttttgctacagtgtgccctaatgaacacaacctagAACACTGCCTGTAATTGACTGAATCCCAGCCTCAATTTCCTTAGTCTGTCACTCGTTAAAAAAGTTATCAGCAACAGTAACAACTCAGACAAAGCCAGGTCACAGGAGTTGGTTTGACTGAGAGCTGCGTAGCTTCACCTGGCGTCTGGAGTGATGCTGTGAAGACAGTGGTTGGAGTATTGCAGGTACACAtctgcagacagagagaaataaacGGAAGGGAAAGTTACAGGAAGACATGTACGTATATACCATAGACAAAGAACACTGTATCATTTGCCTTCTCTAGTTTTTGACTTGAATGAATCACCTCGCCATGTTCCAATTTGATGCCTCTCCAGCTCATTCATTTGAACCTGTGGGAGGGGGGAAACACATTAGACAACTTATATTATGAATGATGTCTGTGTCATTCACACAATCATGATCTTGTCTCCGTTgaacatgctttttagtccaggacaagGCTTAAAGGGATAGTCCACCCATATTACAAAAagggtttccttaccctgtaagcaatTTATGGACAAGGtaagacagcaatccatgctttggttttgtttacctggccactgtcACCGAAGGCTAACATTTAAGAATTTTTGTCAAAAAATCAATGCAGGTCAATATCCCCGTTATTAGCATTTTGCATgtttcatgtccaaatcatcttaAAGTGCGTTTATTGATCTACACAATCCATTTCAGACACattgggatgatttggacatgaaatGTGAAACATGCTTATGTCTGGGACATTGACTTGCATTTGGTTAACATACACACCAATGGGGACCTGTAGTAATGATGGAGAATGTTGATGAAATCTGTTATAGTCAGCATACCTGTGaggacaatagagagagagagagctcttatCACTGTTGGCATGGATACGCGCTagtgttttgtcttcatatcacACTGTCCCCAAAAGCAGTCCAAGCTTGCAATCATTCAGGGAATTGCGTTGCCATAAGCAAGTAGCAAGAGAGCACCCCCTAATCTCTTCTCTTACCCACAAACCTCTGTGTCTTGCTATCCCAGAGAGGTGCAGCTCCCAAGCCGTTTGCTACAAGAGCGAAAAAGGCTTTCGACACCTGCAAACATATGATTTTTTTTAACACAACCAGTTAACACCGGCCTTAGTAGTGAGTATGTCTTATGAAAGCAGGAATGAGGGATCCGCACATGAAATATTGCTGCAGGGAAAAGGGAAAACTGCTATAATTGTAGCTGTAATTACAGGAAAGAGGATTTGAAATGTCATACCAAAAGGGACCATGACCTTTCCCTTGGGAAGTGGAGGGAGATCAAATATCTGGGTTGAGTTCAGCAGGAAGAATATGTTCTAAAACAGGGAGGCACTACGTGAATTTGTCAAATAAGCTCCTGTAACCTGTTGtaaaacgttttgctacgatgtgccctactgaacacgaccctggactctttttttttcttcttcccccttattttgtattgtttagttTCAACATACAAGTGAGTTACAGGACATTGGACTCTTACTTGTAGTGTTGTGTCAAATATGACCAGTTTACAGCTGGTTGGAATGGCCTCATAGCAGCAATGCTTTTTCATGAACTTCATGTACATCTCAGCATCGGCCTCTGAAGTTATGGGGAGGTGAAGTGGGGAcaaagttacacacacacacacagacagttatAGATCCCCTATACACCTCATTCCACAAAACAGACACACAAgtgtacatgcacacacaaacactgaagGTTACCTGAATTACCTGCATTCGTCAATTGTTCACGCTTCTCTTGAAACGAGATCTAGACCAACAGAAAGAGAACACCAACAACCTGAATCACTCCATAACACTTTGATATTAGTGCTCTAAAATCTGCTGGAATGAACCTCGAAGGAAAAATACTCAGGATCAAGGTGAACTAAGCTCTAAACCAAAAACACTGTTCATTCATTGTAGTCCAACATGTTTCAGTCCTACACACACTTCTCAAACACAAATCCGGCCAACTGTTCCATGACCTACCTGCCTTATAAGTATTTTCTCCATGAAAGAGTTGGCCACTACGCACCCAACAACAAACGCTAGGTTCTGCTACATGCAGGCTCCTCTCCCCCTGCCTATCCCACAAACCAGTTTGGTCTATATTAGGAGCAGGAGTCTCAAGTGGTATGCAGAGGGCCAAGGCGATGGGGGGCGGGGGTGAGGCGCAGGCAGAAGAGGGGTGGGTTCATTACTCTCTGACATATTCTGCATAGTTTCTGTGTGGATTTTAGGACCATTACAGCGTGTCGTTGATGTGGTTCCTGAGTTGTGAAAACATTTTGCTAGGCATTGTAACTGATCTGATATTTTTTGCACAGAAGCACAGTGTCAGAAATGCTCACGCAGACTTGGCATACTAGGACTACATGAGGAACAGCAGGTAAAATTACATGTTGTGTTGTGAAATGGATATGTGCTGAAGTAGAACGCAATAGAGGTGCTGCAGTGTTTGGAAAGGCGTGCTATGACTCTGGTGATGGGTGTAACTATGTTGACTATTTTGCTTCAGCTGCAATGGCTTCCTGTTCCCATTGGCATTATCTTGTTCATTGTTATTTGCACAAGCTTGAGGACAGCAGTAATAAAAGGAAATGAGGTGAAGTACACTTATGTTGTGCAAAGTTGTTGTTGGGAAAATTGCATTTTAATTGTGTTTCCTTGATTCCTcgcatcctctctccttctcaaaaACACATTGGAGAAGATTGGGGCTCACATtcacaaagagtctcagagtaggagtgctgatctaggataaagttattagccttttaaaatcaaACCAAATCCtatgtcacatgcactgaatacaaatggtgtagaccttacagtgaattggttacttacaagcccttaaccaacaatgctataagaagtttaagaaaaataagtgttaggtAAAAAATggataagtaaaaaaatagaaaataaaagtaacaaataattaaacagcagcagtaaaataacaatatcgagggtatatacagggggtaccggaacagtcaatgtgcaggggcaccggttagttgatgtAATATGTATGagttaaagtgaccatgcatagataataaacagagagtagcagcagcgtaagaggggtctgggtagccatttgattagctgttcaggagtcttatggcttgggggtagaagctgttaagaagccttttggacgtagacttggcgctccggtaacgctttccgtgcggtagcagagagaacagtctatgactagggtggctggagactttgacaatttttaggccttcctctgacaccgcctggtatacaggtcctggatggcaggaatcttggccccagtggtgtactaggctgtacgcactaccctctgtagtgccttgcggtcagcggCAGAGCAGTTACTATATCtgtcagtgatgcaaccagtcaggatgctctcgatggtgccgctgtagaaccgtttgaggatctgaggacccatgccaaatcttttcagtctcctgagggggctTTATCGTGCcctcacaactgtcttggtgtgtttggaccatgacagtttgttggtgatgtggacgccaaggaacttgaagctctcaatctgctccaatacagccccatcgatgagaatgggggcgtgttcggtccatgcagtcgtgagtgaacagggagtacaggaggggattgagCACGCACCCAAGGGGCCCCcgggttgaggatcagcgtgacggatgtgttgttacctacccttaccacctgggggcggcccgtcaggaagtccaggatccagttgcagagggaggtgtttagtcccagggtccttagcttttaGATGACAATAAGAGGTGAAACCTGATCCTTGATTAGCAGTCCTTCTCTGAAACGCTTTGTGAATACAGCCCACAGGCCAGGAACCATATATATTCTGCTCCAATGCATTTTTGAGGAGAAGAAGATGTGAGGAATGAAAGAAATACAATTGAGAATCCAAAGATGATGGCTTAGGTGACAGTgccttagcctggtcccagatctgtttgtgcagtTTTGACAAAGACCATGTGAATTGGTAAGACTGCCCAAACACATCTGTGACCAGGTTAATGTCGCCTTGCTTGACACCACACATGTAGATCAGCGCCTTTGCAGTTCCTAGATGTCAGCTCAAATGGCATATTGTTttctagggtgtgtgtgtgtgtgtgtgtgtgtgcgtgacaaGATTGAGCTATTCATCTCACAATGTTGACAACTCACATTACATACTGTCTGTCAAAGTGGACCACGTGGACAGCGATACAGACATAGATGACAAATGAAAACCAAACCTTAAGGGTcaaacattttattacatttttttatttaacagaTTTCTACACATTGAATGTtttgtacattgtttacaaaaTGTAAGGATTTCGTGCTTCAAAATCTCAGTCTGATTTGAAAAGGTTTCATTTAGATGCTTCCAGAAATTCAACGAAAGCCAAAGTTCATGTCCGAGGGACCACAGTGCCTCGTAAGAAACGTGTCAACGTAAAACCAAGTCAAATGTACAAATAATCACAAATTCTCTAGCAAGAAACTATCTTGAGTAGAAAAATATGAGAAGAGCTAAATGTTTTTCCGGGGTGAGAGACATAGAAACAGTATTACTTAGAATTTACATCCCCATTCAAGAATGGATATCCCCATTCGaggaattctatttctatggagaAAGAAGACATTTTCCATTTTTGAGCAGGTAGAGAAGACAAATGGTGTTTGAGTGATTGAGTGGCTGTTACTGTTGGTCAGGTCTCCCCAACCAAATGGGTATGTTAGAGGGATACTAATTAATTGCACAAATTGAGAAACAgagctcaaaaaaaaaaaaaaatgtgtttcgcACAATACAACTCACCCATATGAGGATGTTTAGGTTCCCATGAAAAGGTTATCGGATGAAAATCGCAATCATTAGATACATTTCCAAAACAATCATGTTTGATGTTAGGCACCATCATATTCAAAACGAtaaaaaaaaacagcaaacagTAGACTGGTTATGACCTATTTCAGTTGTGTGGCGTTCTGTTGGACAAACATGAAATCAGAGATAGCCACTGCATTCTGtcatggtaaaataaatagttacTTGAAAAAAAAAACCTAAAAGGCCGCACTCAGAGCTGCATCTCACCCAGTACTATCCAAGTTCAGGGTCACGTTCAGAAACAAATGTACTTGTTGAACTATCTCCGTTTACTGTTGCAAAGCGGTTTAAAGCATTTCACTAcgatgtgccctaatgaacacgacttGAGAGGGGCAGCCATACTGAGATATgaatttaatgttttttttctcacTGGAATAAAAAAATCATTTAAATCTCTACTGTTGTTCAGTGCAGGGACCAGTAGCCATCTGTGGGCTTTGCTGGTCTAGTTGTCATTAACAAACCAAAAAAAGCATAAATgttaacatttttaaaataacaacTGCAATAAATGAGAAAATAATGACCCAAAGACTCCATGGCAAATCAAATGTAGGCTAGATAGTTGTCTCTAGCTTGAGTGcaagtctgtttgtgccatcattcCAACCTCTTGTCATTCACTCATTGTCATGCAATGTTTGACTTGACAAGGAGAGCAATagagttggcaagagcacaaaaagatctgggaccaggctaaattGACTCCCTTCTTAAAGCACTACAGTACTGACTTAGAAAGCAGCCTCGCTTTTGCGGAGACAACTTACTTTCTCAACACATTCTCA
This genomic stretch from Salvelinus fontinalis isolate EN_2023a chromosome 41, ASM2944872v1, whole genome shotgun sequence harbors:
- the LOC129840617 gene encoding 5'-AMP-activated protein kinase subunit gamma-1-like isoform X3; protein product: MEKILIRQISFQEKREQLTNAEADAEMYMKFMKKHCCYEAIPTSCKLVIFDTTLQVSKAFFALVANGLGAAPLWDSKTQRFVGMLTITDFINILHHYYRSPLVQMNELERHQIGTWRDVYLQYSNHCLHSITPDASLFDAIYSLLRYKIHRLPVIDPVSGNVLHILTHKRILKFLHIFVRQHGLEMSVCFCSYHLGIHFKQWCCELYVLLLHSLCSFFFFLKYSTQKETVPKPCFMQKTIQDVGIGTFRNIATVQQTASVYDALSVFVERRVSALPVVNEQGKVVALYSRFDVINLAAQKTYNNLNMSMEEAIRRRCCFVEGVIKCLPDETLEAIIDRIIKAEVHRLVLVDKEDVCRGIISLSDLLQAMVLTPAGNDALLAS
- the LOC129840617 gene encoding 5'-AMP-activated protein kinase subunit gamma-1-like isoform X4, translated to MEKILIRQISFQEKREQLTNAGNSEADAEMYMKFMKKHCCYEAIPTSCKLVIFDTTLQVSKAFFALVANGLGAAPLWDSKTQRFVGMLTITDFINILHHYYRSPLVQMNELERHQIGTWRDVYLQYSNHCLHSITPDASLFDAIYSLLRYKIHRLPVIDPVSGNVLHILTHKRILKFLHIFYSTQKETVPKPCFMQKTIQDVGIGTFRNIATVQQTASVYDALSVFVERRVSALPVVNEQGKVVALYSRFDVINLAAQKTYNNLNMSMEEAIRRRCCFVEGVIKCLPDETLEAIIDRIIKAEVHRLVLVDKEDVCRGIISLSDLLQAMVLTPAGNDALLAS
- the LOC129840617 gene encoding 5'-AMP-activated protein kinase subunit gamma-1-like isoform X1 → MEKILIRQISFQEKREQLTNAGNSEADAEMYMKFMKKHCCYEAIPTSCKLVIFDTTLQVSKAFFALVANGLGAAPLWDSKTQRFVGMLTITDFINILHHYYRSPLVQMNELERHQIGTWRDVYLQYSNHCLHSITPDASLFDAIYSLLRYKIHRLPVIDPVSGNVLHILTHKRILKFLHIFVRQHGLEMSVCFCSYHLGIHFKQWCCELYVLLLHSLCSFFFFLKYSTQKETVPKPCFMQKTIQDVGIGTFRNIATVQQTASVYDALSVFVERRVSALPVVNEQGKVVALYSRFDVINLAAQKTYNNLNMSMEEAIRRRCCFVEGVIKCLPDETLEAIIDRIIKAEVHRLVLVDKEDVCRGIISLSDLLQAMVLTPAGNDALLAS
- the LOC129840617 gene encoding 5'-AMP-activated protein kinase subunit gamma-1-like isoform X2, which codes for MEKILIRQISFQEKREQLTNAGNSEADAEMYMKFMKKHCCYEAIPTSCKLVIFDTTLQVSKAFFALVANGLGAAPLWDSKTQRFVGMLTITDFINILHHYYRSPLVQMNELERHQIGTWRDVYLQYSNHCLHSITPDASLFDAIYSLLRYKIHRLPVIDPVSGNVLHILTHKRILKFLHIFVRQHGLEMSVCFCSYHLGIHFKQWCCELYVLLLHSLCSFFFFLKYSTQKETVPKPCFMQKTIQDVGIGTFRNIATVQQTASVYDALSVFVERRVSALPVVNEQGKVVALYSRFDVINLAAQKTYNNLNMSMEEAIRRRCCFVEGVIKCLPDETLEAIIDRIIKAEVHRLVLVDKEDVCRGIISLSDLLQAMVLTPAEISSKSN